One window of the Diospyros lotus cultivar Yz01 chromosome 12, ASM1463336v1, whole genome shotgun sequence genome contains the following:
- the LOC127787731 gene encoding uncharacterized protein LOC127787731 has product MNFFKSILSEDSDPLVPENPQSRSQDGGGDDDSRSNGSSTQGEEEAESDRNPGPDAGAGAWSIGGLWKTLANRSESVIEIYRRDLKEFGSGLQKETVVFREVASRAVKDLPTSIEAGASVAHGSLETVGHAIDGVWKSTAEIISQGKDALLQPSDGESDSDALNYSNHSVNSTRYSRFDALLRSIQSDQSTYCDEPDDLEDYSKWKLGFLLEEKSEEIKSLIEENGTIEEIYKKVAPNVVDRETFWCRYFYKVNKLKQREDVRANLVKRAIVGDDEELTWDVDDDEDPEETNGQSKSNTLKLENRELESKELAQDVKEGSSMDEPQNGSSELVDDKEENKSNVDKGNVGEEVKKLELGSEQSSEVKNVGTVLKSDEKQGPESKKAEPVSKSDEKEALDGKVDSGGSCKDSDVSIVSTQPSLPEEEDLGWDEIEDVGSGDEKRETHAGNSNRADLQKRLSVAADVEDEDLTWDIEDDDETAAKLDAK; this is encoded by the coding sequence ATGAATTTCTTCAAGTCCATTTTATCAGAGGACTCGGATCCTCTGGTACCCGAGAACCCACAAAGCCGGTCCCAAGACGGCGGCGGCGACGACGACAGCCGCTCCAATGGGAGCTCAACCCAAGGCGAAGAAGAAGCCGAGTCAGACCGTAATCCGGGTCCCGATGCCGGTGCAGGAGCGTGGAGCATCGGAGGTCTTTGGAAGACCCTAGCGAACCGATCCGAGTCGGTTATCGAGATATACCGGCGGGATCTGAAGGAATTCGGGTCGGGCCTGCAGAAGGAAACGGTGGTGTTTCGCGAGGTCGCAAGCCGCGCCGTGAAGGATCTGCCGACGTCGATCGAGGCCGGCGCGTCGGTGGCTCACGGATCCCTGGAAACAGTGGGGCACGCCATCGACGGAGTGTGGAAATCGACGGCCGAGATCATCTCGCAAGGTAAGGACGCCCTTCTTCAACCTTCCGATGGCGAATCGGACTCCGATGCGCTTAACTATAGTAACCACAGTGTGAACTCGACGAGATACAGTCGGTTCGACGCGCTATTACGCTCGATCCAGAGTGATCAGAGTACTTACTGTGACGAACCTGATGATTTGGAGGACTACAGCAAGtggaaattagggtttttgttgGAGGAGAAGAGTGAGGAAATTAAGAGCCTGATTGAAGAAAATGGAACCATTGAGGAGATATACAAAAAGGTCGCGCCGAATGTGGTTGATCGCGAGACCTTCTGGTGCCGATACTTCTACAAGGTGAATAAGCTTAAGCAACGGGAGGACGTGAGGGCTAATCTCGTGAAGAGAGCAATTGTTGGCGATGATGAAGAATTGACTTGGGATGTGGACGATGATGAAGATCCGGAAGAGACCAATGGGCAATCAAAGAGCAATACATTGAAATTGGAAAACAGGGAATTGGAAAGTAAAGAATTGGCCCAAGATGTGAAGGAGGGGAGTTCCATGGATGAACCACAAAATGGGAGTTCTGAGCTTGTTGATGACAAGgaagagaacaagagcaatgtGGATAAGGGAAATGTTGGTGAAGAAGTGAAGAAACTGGAATTGGGTTCTGAACAAAGTTCTGAAGTGAAAAATGTTGGGACAGTGCTAAAATCTGATGAAAAGCAGGGTCCAGAATCCAAAAAAGCCGAGCCAGTATCAAAATCAGATGAGAAGGAAGCCTTGGATGGGAAGGTTGATAGTGGTGGATCTTGTAAAGATAGTGATGTCTCAATTGTGTCAACTCAGCCATCCCTGCCTGAGGAGGAGGACCTTGGCTGGGACGAGATTGAGGATGTTGGAAGCGGTGATGAAAAGAGGGAGACTCATGCCGGGAACTCGAACAGAGCTGATCTGCAGAAGCGGTTAAGTGTTGCTGCAGATGTCGAAGATGAGGATTTGACTTGGGATATCGAAGATGATGATGAAACTGCGGCAAAGCTTGATGCCAAGTAA
- the LOC127787200 gene encoding LOW QUALITY PROTEIN: probable galacturonosyltransferase-like 4 (The sequence of the model RefSeq protein was modified relative to this genomic sequence to represent the inferred CDS: deleted 2 bases in 1 codon), with protein MSPFREAPAFRNGDACDADPIHIAMTLDANYLRGTMAAVLSILQHSTCPENVRFHFLWSRFDAEIYSSIRSTFPYLNFKVYRFDANRVRGKISKSIRQALDQPLNYARIYLADIIPVSVKRVIYLDSDLVMVDDIDKLWKVDLDAKVLAAPEYCHANFTKYFTDAFWSDPALSKTFWGRKPCYFNTGVMVVDVDKWRQGRYTTKVEDWMAVQKQKRIYHLGSLPPFLLVLAGNIKAIDHRWNQHGLGGDNILGKCRSLHPGPISLLHWSGKGKPWLRLDSRKPCTVDYLWAPYDLYRSSKHTFDE; from the exons ATGTCCCCG TTCCGGGAAGCCCCCGCATTCCGGAACGGCGACGCCTGCGACGCTGACCCGATCCACATTGCTATGACACTCGATGCAAATTACCTCCGCGGCACCATGGCCGCTGTCTTGTCCATCCTCCAGCACTCCACCTGCCCGGAAAACGTGCGCTTCCATTTCCTCTGGTCTCGGTTTGACGCGGAGATCTATTCCAGCATCCGCTCCACCTTCCCTTACCTCAATTTCAAGGTCTACCGCTTCGACGCCAACCGGGTCCGGGGCAAGATTTCGAAATCCATCCGGCAGGCCCTCGATCAACCACTCAACTACGCCCGAATCTACCTAGCCGATATCATTCCCGTGAGCGTGAAGCGCGTCATCTACCTCGACTCCGACTTGGTCATGGTGGACGACATCGACAAGCTCTGGAAAGTCGACTTGGACGCCAAGGTCCTGGCCGCGCCCGAATACTGCCACGCCAATTTCACCAAGTACTTCACCGACGCCTTCTGGTCAGACCCGGCATTGTCTAAAACTTTCTGGGGAAGAAAACCCTGCTACTTCAACACGGGGGTGATGGTGGTGGACGTCGACAAATGGCGGCAAGGGAGGTACACGACGAAGGTGGAGGACTGGATGGCGGTGCAGAAGCAAAAGCGGATCTACCATCTGGGTTCCTTGCCGCCGTTCCTGCTGGTTCTTGCCGGGAACATCAAGGCCATCGATCACAGGTGGAACCAGCACGGTCTCGGCGGCGACAACATTCTAGGAAAATGCCGGAGCTTGCATCCCGGGCCGATCAGTCTTCTTCACTGGAGCGGCAAGGGGAAGCCATGGCTGAGGCTGGATTCCAGGAAGCCCTGCACAGTAGACTATCTCTGGGCTCCTTACGATCTCTACCGTTCTTCCAAGCACACTTTTGACGAGTAG